One Fontisphaera persica DNA window includes the following coding sequences:
- a CDS encoding phospholipase D-like domain-containing protein, with protein sequence MGTGTDIHWLATGQEDFQAKLQAIAEARRSVRLETYIYTASPPGEALRAALVRAARRGVQVQVLVDAFGSIELPDTFWEPLREAGGQVRWFNPLSLERWGFRDHRKLLVCDEAIAFVGGCNVAPEYTGDGVQEGWCDHGARLGGPPAEDLAEAFEVMFARADFRHPRLMRLRRSHFRRHLPHPDCEILLSGPGRGRNPLKRRLHQDLRKAQQVRLVSAYFLPTWRIRRELGRVVRRGGRVQILLGAKSDVPVAQFAARSLYGRLMRAGIEIYEYQPQILHAKLMIVDQAAYIGSANLDNRSLHINYELMVRVSDAWAVEGACALFERDLAHARRLEPREWRRANSLWEKLKQRWAYFLLARVDPLIARRQLRYLDT encoded by the coding sequence ATGGGTACGGGCACGGACATTCACTGGCTGGCCACGGGGCAAGAGGATTTTCAAGCCAAGCTCCAAGCCATTGCGGAGGCCCGGCGCAGTGTGCGACTGGAAACCTACATTTACACGGCCAGCCCTCCGGGTGAAGCCCTGCGCGCGGCCCTGGTGCGTGCGGCACGGCGCGGGGTACAGGTGCAAGTCCTGGTGGATGCATTCGGCTCGATTGAGCTGCCCGACACATTTTGGGAGCCGCTGCGGGAGGCCGGAGGGCAGGTGCGCTGGTTTAATCCTTTGTCTTTGGAGCGGTGGGGTTTTCGTGACCATCGCAAATTATTAGTGTGCGATGAGGCCATTGCCTTTGTAGGGGGATGTAATGTGGCGCCGGAGTACACGGGGGATGGAGTGCAGGAGGGGTGGTGCGATCATGGCGCGCGCTTGGGCGGACCGCCCGCGGAAGATTTGGCGGAAGCGTTTGAGGTGATGTTTGCGCGGGCTGATTTTCGGCATCCGCGCCTGATGCGCTTGCGGCGCAGCCATTTTCGGCGGCATCTGCCGCATCCTGATTGTGAGATTTTATTGAGCGGGCCGGGGCGGGGACGCAATCCATTAAAAAGAAGGCTGCATCAGGATTTGCGCAAGGCGCAGCAGGTGCGGCTGGTGAGCGCGTATTTTCTTCCCACCTGGCGCATCCGGCGTGAGCTGGGCCGCGTGGTGCGCCGTGGGGGGCGGGTGCAAATTTTGCTGGGGGCCAAGTCGGATGTGCCGGTGGCGCAGTTTGCGGCGCGCAGCCTGTATGGGCGGCTGATGCGGGCGGGCATTGAGATTTACGAATATCAGCCGCAAATACTTCACGCCAAATTGATGATTGTGGACCAGGCGGCATATATCGGCTCGGCCAATCTGGACAACCGCAGTCTGCACATCAATTATGAGCTGATGGTGCGGGTATCCGACGCCTGGGCGGTCGAGGGGGCCTGCGCGTTATTCGAGCGAGACCTGGCCCATGCCCGGCGCCTAGAACCGCGGGAGTGGCGGCGCGCCAATTCCTTGTGGGAGAAACTCAAGCAGCGCTGGGCGTATTTCCTGCTGGCCCGGGTGGATCCTCTGATTGCCCGGCGGCAATTGCGTTACTTGGATACTTGA